Proteins co-encoded in one Setaria viridis chromosome 9, Setaria_viridis_v4.0, whole genome shotgun sequence genomic window:
- the LOC117840142 gene encoding YTH domain-containing protein ECT4 isoform X1: MATVAPAPTVADQATNLLQKLSLESNNDGSNAAKKPSGLPYGSANSGDAQSPASQVDRSITPLLQEAMDPNFFYQPSGYASPAYYYPSGYDGSANEWDSRYVGHEGMEMPPQSVYGDMYHGYGYAPYGPYPSGSPAPNAGHDGQSYGSQQYQYPTQYYQSPTPTNATHGVNGASSQPEMPSVVSHPTRILVDATKTSANGSATGMPTANNSSLPRKQTNLANNGSYGRGHMQGGGPSASNYGHSGLRSPAQWYDGPVYSNGHQRPTASSTSYRSSSSSVKSQSQRPTANLMGIHTQMPSSGMGLTSPSYPSRMYPDNRLFGQYGQYGNTLKGGLGFGSNVYNSRNNGRWGVMDTKYKPRGRAPFGFGGENQDGFTELNRGPRSGGFKHQKQFGPTVTIAVKGQALPSVGKQSSALTDKGQFNQEGFPVAYKDAKFFVIKSYSEDDVHKSIKYNVWASTPNGNKKLDAGYREAQEKSSDCPVFLFFSVNTSGQFVGVAEMVGPVDFDKTVEYWQQDKWNGCFPLKWHIVKDVPNNILKHITLDNNDNKPVTNSRDTQEVKLEQGLEMLKIFKEHVSKTSILDDFGFYENRQKLMQEKRAKQQSLQGQGGDVSQEKDKDATDGNLGAQKHALSKEGTLAEEASNASKPVAESGVSNGN; the protein is encoded by the exons ATGGCGACTGTTGCTCCTGCCCCGACCGTTGCTGACC AGGCCACCAATCTCCTGCAGAAGCTGTCTCTGGAGAGCAATAATGATGGCTCCAACGCTGCCAAAAAG CCTTCTGGGTTGCCATATGGATCTGCCAACTCTGGAGATGCACAGAGCCCTGCTTCGCAGGTGGACAGGTCGATAACACCTCTGCTGCAAGAGGCCATGGACCCTAACTTCTTCTACCAGCCCAGTGGATATGCCTCTCCAGCATATTACTATCCTAGTG GTTATGATGGCTCAGCCAATGAGTGGGACTCAAGGTATGTTGGTCATGAAGGAATGGAGATGCCCCCT CAGAGTGTGTACGGCGACATGTACCATGGATATGGTTATGCTCCGTATGGCCCATATCCTTCGGGTTCTCCTGCACCAAATGCTGGGCATGATGGCCAATCATATGGCTCTCAGCAATATCAGTACCCGACTCAGTATTATCAGTCACCAACCCCAACGAACGCAACACACGGTGTAAATGGTGCCAGTTCTCAACCTGAGATGCCTTCTGTTGTCAGTCACCCGACACGTATTTTGGTAGATGCAACAAAAACAAGCGCAAATGGGAGTGCTACTGGTATGCCGACTGCTAACAACAGTTCGCTGCCGCGTAAGCAGACCAACCTAGCAAACAATGGTTCATATGGAAGAGGACATATGCAAGGTGGCGGACCTTCTGCAAGCAATTATGGTCACAGTGGTCTTCGTTCTCCAGCTCAATGGTATGATGGGCCAGTTTACTCGAATGGGCATCAGAGACCAACTGCTAGTTCCACATCTTACCGTTCCAGTTCATCTTCTGTGAAAAGTCAGAGCCAGCGTCCAACAGCAAACCTCATG GGTATACATACACAGATGCCTTCGTCTGGGATGGGTTTGACCTCACCTAGCTATCCTTCTAGGATGTACCCCGACAACAGATTATTTGGACAGTACGGTCAGTACGGGAACACACTGAAAGGTGGCCTTGGTTTTGGATCAAATGTGTATAACTCAAGAAACAACGGGCGGTGGGGAGTCATGGATACCAAATACAAGCCTAGAGGGCGTGCACCTTTTGGTTTTGGGGGTGAGAATCAAGATGGCTTTACTGAGCTGAACAGAGGACCAAGGTCTGGTGGTTTCAAGCACCAAAAGCAGTTCGGGCCTACTGTCACTATTGCTGTGAAGGGCCAGGCTCTCCCTTCAGTGGGTAAACAGAGCAGTGCTCTTACAGACAAAGGCCAATTTAACCAGGAAGGATTTCCTGTAGCCTACAAGGATGCAAAATTCTTTGTTATCAAATCATATAGTGAAGATGATGTGCACAAGAGTATAAAATACAACGTGTGGGCTAGCACTCCTAATGGCAATAAGAAGCTGGATGCTGGATACCGAGAGGCTCAGGAGAAATCCAGTGACTGCCCAGTGTTCTTGTTTTTCTCT GTGAACACTAGTGGTCAGTTTGTTGGTGTTGCTGAAATGGTTGGTCCTGTTGACTTTGATAAGACTGTGGAGTATTGGCAACAAGACAAATGGAATGGTTGTTTCCCACTCAAGTGGCACATAGTCAAGGATGTGCCCAACAACATCTTGAAGCATATTACTCTGGATAACAATGATAACAAGCCTGTTACAAACAGCCGTGACACACAAGAG GTTAAGCTTGAGCAAGGTCTTGAAATGTTGAAGATTTTCAAAGAACATGTTAGCAAAACCTCAATTTTGGATGATTTTGGTTTTTACGAGAATCGCCAAAAGTTGATGCAGGAAAAGAGAGCAAAGCAGCAATCGCTTCAAGGCCAG GGGGGTGATGTATCTCAAGAGAAGGACAAGGATGCAACTGATGGCAATCTAGGGGCACAGAAACATGCATTGAGCAAGGAAGGCACTCTTGCTGAGGAAGCGTCAAATGCCTCCAAACCTGTCGCTGAAAGTGGCGTATCAAATGGAaactaa
- the LOC117840142 gene encoding YTH domain-containing protein ECT4 isoform X2: protein MATVAPAPTVADQATNLLQKLSLESNNDGSNAAKKPSGLPYGSANSGDAQSPASQVDRSITPLLQEAMDPNFFYQPSGYASPAYYYPSGYDGSANEWDSRYVGHEGMEMPPSVYGDMYHGYGYAPYGPYPSGSPAPNAGHDGQSYGSQQYQYPTQYYQSPTPTNATHGVNGASSQPEMPSVVSHPTRILVDATKTSANGSATGMPTANNSSLPRKQTNLANNGSYGRGHMQGGGPSASNYGHSGLRSPAQWYDGPVYSNGHQRPTASSTSYRSSSSSVKSQSQRPTANLMGIHTQMPSSGMGLTSPSYPSRMYPDNRLFGQYGQYGNTLKGGLGFGSNVYNSRNNGRWGVMDTKYKPRGRAPFGFGGENQDGFTELNRGPRSGGFKHQKQFGPTVTIAVKGQALPSVGKQSSALTDKGQFNQEGFPVAYKDAKFFVIKSYSEDDVHKSIKYNVWASTPNGNKKLDAGYREAQEKSSDCPVFLFFSVNTSGQFVGVAEMVGPVDFDKTVEYWQQDKWNGCFPLKWHIVKDVPNNILKHITLDNNDNKPVTNSRDTQEVKLEQGLEMLKIFKEHVSKTSILDDFGFYENRQKLMQEKRAKQQSLQGQGGDVSQEKDKDATDGNLGAQKHALSKEGTLAEEASNASKPVAESGVSNGN from the exons ATGGCGACTGTTGCTCCTGCCCCGACCGTTGCTGACC AGGCCACCAATCTCCTGCAGAAGCTGTCTCTGGAGAGCAATAATGATGGCTCCAACGCTGCCAAAAAG CCTTCTGGGTTGCCATATGGATCTGCCAACTCTGGAGATGCACAGAGCCCTGCTTCGCAGGTGGACAGGTCGATAACACCTCTGCTGCAAGAGGCCATGGACCCTAACTTCTTCTACCAGCCCAGTGGATATGCCTCTCCAGCATATTACTATCCTAGTG GTTATGATGGCTCAGCCAATGAGTGGGACTCAAGGTATGTTGGTCATGAAGGAATGGAGATGCCCCCT AGTGTGTACGGCGACATGTACCATGGATATGGTTATGCTCCGTATGGCCCATATCCTTCGGGTTCTCCTGCACCAAATGCTGGGCATGATGGCCAATCATATGGCTCTCAGCAATATCAGTACCCGACTCAGTATTATCAGTCACCAACCCCAACGAACGCAACACACGGTGTAAATGGTGCCAGTTCTCAACCTGAGATGCCTTCTGTTGTCAGTCACCCGACACGTATTTTGGTAGATGCAACAAAAACAAGCGCAAATGGGAGTGCTACTGGTATGCCGACTGCTAACAACAGTTCGCTGCCGCGTAAGCAGACCAACCTAGCAAACAATGGTTCATATGGAAGAGGACATATGCAAGGTGGCGGACCTTCTGCAAGCAATTATGGTCACAGTGGTCTTCGTTCTCCAGCTCAATGGTATGATGGGCCAGTTTACTCGAATGGGCATCAGAGACCAACTGCTAGTTCCACATCTTACCGTTCCAGTTCATCTTCTGTGAAAAGTCAGAGCCAGCGTCCAACAGCAAACCTCATG GGTATACATACACAGATGCCTTCGTCTGGGATGGGTTTGACCTCACCTAGCTATCCTTCTAGGATGTACCCCGACAACAGATTATTTGGACAGTACGGTCAGTACGGGAACACACTGAAAGGTGGCCTTGGTTTTGGATCAAATGTGTATAACTCAAGAAACAACGGGCGGTGGGGAGTCATGGATACCAAATACAAGCCTAGAGGGCGTGCACCTTTTGGTTTTGGGGGTGAGAATCAAGATGGCTTTACTGAGCTGAACAGAGGACCAAGGTCTGGTGGTTTCAAGCACCAAAAGCAGTTCGGGCCTACTGTCACTATTGCTGTGAAGGGCCAGGCTCTCCCTTCAGTGGGTAAACAGAGCAGTGCTCTTACAGACAAAGGCCAATTTAACCAGGAAGGATTTCCTGTAGCCTACAAGGATGCAAAATTCTTTGTTATCAAATCATATAGTGAAGATGATGTGCACAAGAGTATAAAATACAACGTGTGGGCTAGCACTCCTAATGGCAATAAGAAGCTGGATGCTGGATACCGAGAGGCTCAGGAGAAATCCAGTGACTGCCCAGTGTTCTTGTTTTTCTCT GTGAACACTAGTGGTCAGTTTGTTGGTGTTGCTGAAATGGTTGGTCCTGTTGACTTTGATAAGACTGTGGAGTATTGGCAACAAGACAAATGGAATGGTTGTTTCCCACTCAAGTGGCACATAGTCAAGGATGTGCCCAACAACATCTTGAAGCATATTACTCTGGATAACAATGATAACAAGCCTGTTACAAACAGCCGTGACACACAAGAG GTTAAGCTTGAGCAAGGTCTTGAAATGTTGAAGATTTTCAAAGAACATGTTAGCAAAACCTCAATTTTGGATGATTTTGGTTTTTACGAGAATCGCCAAAAGTTGATGCAGGAAAAGAGAGCAAAGCAGCAATCGCTTCAAGGCCAG GGGGGTGATGTATCTCAAGAGAAGGACAAGGATGCAACTGATGGCAATCTAGGGGCACAGAAACATGCATTGAGCAAGGAAGGCACTCTTGCTGAGGAAGCGTCAAATGCCTCCAAACCTGTCGCTGAAAGTGGCGTATCAAATGGAaactaa